The Streptomyces liliiviolaceus sequence CGCTGAAGTAGCGGTAGACGGCCCCCGCCGAGAGGTTCACCTCTTTCAGCACGTCCTGCATGGACGTGGCGTGGAACCCGTTGCGGGCGAAGCAGCGGGCCGCGCCGTCGAGGATCTGGCGGCGACGGGCGTCGAGGTGTTCCTGGGATACGCGAGCCATGCCCCTGAAACTAAAACGAACATTCCTTCTTGACAAGCCCGGACACCGGCGGGACAGTGGGCGCACAGCTAAAACGAACGATCCTTCTTTTTAAGGCACCCTCACCCGAATCGAGGAAAGAAGCATGTCCGCCACGTCCGCTACGTCCGCGTCCACGTCATCGGCGCCCCCGGCCGCGACGGCGCCCCACGCCTCCCCGCAGCCGCCGCACCGCCGCCACATCGCAGCCGTCGTCCTGCTGGTCCCGGTCCTGGCGGCCCTCGCCTTGTGGGCCTTCGCCTGGCCCGCGGCCCGAACGGCCCCGCACGATCTGCCGCTGGGCGTGGCGGGTCCGGCGGCCGCGACCGCCCAGGTGCAGAAGCAACTCGAAGCCCACGAGGGCGCCTTCGAGATCCACCGCTACGCGGACGAGGCCGCCGCGCGGGACGCCATCGAGGACCGGACCGTATACGGCGCGGTCGTCGTCACCGCGCAGGGCCCCAAGCTGCTCACCGCCTCGGCGGCGAGCCCGCTCGTGGCGCAGTCGCTCCAGCAGGCCGTGGCCCAGCGGGCGGCCGGCGCCCCGATGGAGACCGTCGACGTCGTACCGGCCGCCGCGGACGACCCGCGCGGCTCGGTCCTGACGTCCAGCGTGCTGCCCATGACGCTGGCCGGAATCGCCGCGGGAGCGGTGGTGACCCTGCTGGGTCTGCGCGGCCGACGCGCGGTCGCCGCGCTGGTCGGCGCTGCCCTGGTGGTGGGTACGGTGGCCGCGCTCATCGCGGGCAACTGGCTCGGGGCCCTGACCGGGAGCTGGTGGCCCGAGGCGGGTGCGCTGGCGCTCTCGACGCTGGCCGTGAGCGCCGCCGTCGCGGGACTCGCCGCGCTGCTCGGCACGCCGGGGATCGGGCTCGGGGCGTTCGTGGTGATGATGCTCGGCAATCCGTTCTCCGGGGCGAGTTCGGCACCCGAGATGCTGCCGGCGCCGGTCGGCGTGATCGGCCAGTGGCTGCCGCCGGGGGCCGGGGCGTCGCTTCTGCGCTCGGTCTCCTTCTTCGACGGGGCGGCGGCGGGCGGGCCCGCGTTGACGTTGGCGTGGTGGGCCGTGCTGGGGCTGGGGGCGGTGCTGCTGGGCAGCGCGCTCAAGCGCCGCGCGGCGTCGGTCACGCCCTGAGCCCTCACCCCACGGACCGACCGTGCGCCCCCGCAGTAGCGGACGGGGGTGCACGGTCTTTTCACTTGCGTGCGCTTCCACACGGGGTGCGGCCCGGCGGGGGCTGGCCGCGCAGTTCCCCGCGCCCCTAGGTGAGTCACGGCGCAGGCGACCTGTCCACCTCGCCCACTCACGCCTCATCGCCGCAGTTCCGCGTGCTCCCAGGTGAGCGACGCCCAGGCAGCCTGTCCACCTCGCCCGCTATCGCGTCGACACCGGGTGCGGGCCGGTGGGGGCGGGCCGCGCAGTTCCCCGCGCCCCTAGGTGGATAGCGGCGCAGGCAGCGATCTGGGCAAGCGGCGACCGGGGCAGCCTGTCTGCCGGCTTCGGCTTGGTGCGTGATGCGTGCGTGCGTGGCGAGTGTCGGAGGCCCGGGGAACTGCACACCCGCAGCCACCCCACCCACCCAGGGGCGCGGGGAACTGCGCGGCTCACCCCCACCGGCCCGCACCCGGCGACGAACCCGCGATGAACCCCACCCAGGGCCCAGCCCAGCCCACCTACGACACCCCCGGCCCCCGATGCTCCGCCGCGATCCCGAACCGCTGTCGTTCGCCGGAGGCGGACGCGGGTGCGGACCCATGGACCCCGGACACCGAGCGGATCACCCGCTCGTCCCCCACCGCGTCGAGCTTCTCAAGTCGCTCCAGGTCAGCCGCGGAGACCAGGGCGACGAGGGGCTTTCCGTGCCGCGTCACGACGACGCGTTCCGCGCCGTACACCACGCGGTTGATCAGGTCGGCGAGTTCAGCCCTGGCTTGCGTCACCGGAATCTCGTAGGCCATGCTCCCCATCATAACGTGATGTACGTCCTGTACATTTTTTACAGGACCTCTCCCGGAGGAGGCGCATGTCGTGACCCGCTCAACAAACCGACCTTCCGCCCGACCGTCCGCCCGCCACGTCCTGCCCGAGTTCACCGAGCGCACCAGTTCGGGGACGCGGACCCTGGACCCGTACTCCAAGCTCCTCGAAGAGCGGATCGTGTTTCTCGGGACGCCGATCGACGACACGTACGCGGCGGCCGTCCACGACACGATGCGGTACGTCAGCTGCGAGGTGGAGACCGTCTGCCTCGGGCAGGCCGCGTCCGCCGCCGCGGTGCTGCTGGCGGCGGGCACACCGGGCAAGCGGTACGCGCTGCCGGGCGCCCGCGTCCTGCTCCAGCAGCCGCACCTGTCGGAGCCGGTCCAGGGCCAGGCGTCCGACCTGGCCATCCAGGCGGACGAACTGCTGCGCACCCGCGCCCGGATGGAGGAGCTGCTCGCCCGGCACACGGGGCGGAGCCGGGAGCGGATCGGCGCGGACATCGAGCGGGACACGATCCTCGACGCCCGCCAGGCCCTGGAGTACGGGCTGATCGACCGGATCGTCCCCAGCCGCAAGGCAGCCCTCGGCGCGCCCGACGACGCATCAGGCACGTCCGACACCCCCGGCGTGGGGTGATCCGCCGATGCTCCCACCCGAGTTGCCCCCGCTGCCGGCCCTGACCCGGGCCGAGGCAGAGCTGATCGACCGCTATCTGGAGGTGGTCGACCTGCTCGGCCGGATCAACCCGGCGCACTCCGGCGACACCTACCGCGGACTGCGCGCGGCCCAGGCACTGGTCGGCAGGGCCACCGCGCTGCGCGACGCCCTGACCCTGATGCACCAGCGGGGCGAGAACGAGCTGCACGCCGCAACCCTGGCGCGGGCCCTGCGCGTCCTCGACGGTGAGCGCAGGGCGCGCCGGGTCGCCCTGCCGCCCGGCTCCGACACCTGACGTACACCCACCGCTCCGGCCTCGCACAGGCACTTGACGAGGCGTCCGCACCAGAGTTGAAACGGACCAGAAGGTGTACCCCCGGTTGGCGTAGCCGGAGCTGCTCCCACAGGCCCGCGGGAGTTGCGCAAGGCGCGTACGTCCGGGGCGGAATCAACCATTCCGGTGCTGGTGCGGGGGTCCTTGAGGCTCTCGACGCCCACCCGTAGAAAGGGCTGTCCACCCGAACGGGTGAGTGGTGAGTAAGCCCACAAATCGCCGATTCCGCTCGGCTTTTGGGACATCAGTGCGTCAAGATCCCTGCGACGACAAGCCCCCGCCAGAAGCGGCGGGGCGGTCCGGGCGGACGCCGAGTCCTGCCGCTGCCCGGATGACCGGTCGACAGAAGTGCATCGGCAGGAGTGGAGGACCCAGGCACGACGGGCCGCCGGAGAGATCCGAGTGGCCCTTGGGGTGAAGCCGCAGCTGCGGCCGGGCAACTTCGCCAGCCCGAATCCGACAGGTCATCCTTCACAGGCGGCTGACGAAGGGTTGCGCATGACTGCGCTCAATCGTGTCCCGTCGCTGTTCAGCAGGGCCGGTACCGCATCGGTCCTCACCATCGCCGCCGTAGGCGGCGGCATAGTGGCCCCCGGCTTCGCGTCCGACGCGGAAGCGGCCACCCCCGCGACGAAGGCACTCAAGGTGGCGGCCTCCAAGAAGGGTTCCCCGTACAAGTACGGGGCCGTGGGGCCCAAGCGCTTCGACTGCTCCGGCCTCACGCTCTACTCGTTCAAGAAGGCGGGCAAGAAGCTGCCCCGCACGGCCGCGGCCCAGTACAACAAGACGAACCACGTCTCCTCCTCGAACCGCAAGCAGGGGGACCTGGTCTTCTTCCACTCGGGCCGGAACGTCTACCACGTGGGCATCTACGCCGGTAAGGGACGGATCTGGCACTCCCCGAAGACCGGGGACGTGGTGAAGCTCCAGAAGATCTGGACCAAGAGCGTCTGGTACGGCCGGGTCAGGTGATCCGCCCGCGGGGTGGCCGTGGTGATCGGATCGCCACGGCCACCCCGTGAGGGACCCGTCCCGACACCCGTGAGGGACCAGGACCTGACGCGTGATTTCGGCCGCTGAATGGTTACTCGTTCACTCATGGACGATCCGCACCACCACGAGGAGCGCGACGAGACCCGTCTTGAGCGCGCCGACCGGAATTTCCTCGAACTCCTCCAGGAGCTACGGGTCACCCAGACGGGCATCCAGATCCTCTTCGCCTTCCTGCTGACCCTCGCCTTCACCCCGCGGTTCCCGTCCCTCGACACCGTGCAGCGCACCACGTACGTCGTCACCCTGCTGCTCGCGGTCCTGGCGGCCGCGCTCTTCACGGCCCCCGCCGCCCTGCACCGCCGGCTGTTCCAGCAGGGCGCCAAGCCTCTGCTGGTCAAAACCTCGTCCCGGCTCGCGCAGATCGGTCTGGCCGCGCTCGCGCTCGCTCTCACCGGTTCCATGCTGCTCGTCGTGGACGTGGCGGTGGACAGGACCGAGGGGATCGTGGCCGGGGCGACCACTCTGCTCCTGTGCGTCGGGCTGTGGGAGGTCCTGCCGTATCTGCTGAAGCGGGCCGCGGACAAGAATCCGGACGTCTAGGCGGTTCGCCGGACGTCCGGTGCGTTGTGCCTTGCGCCTTGTGCGTTGGGTCTTGAGCGCTGTGCGTTGTGCCTTGTCCGCGGGCTCGTCGTGGCTGGGCGCGCAGTTCCCCGCGCCCCTTCAGGGCGCTGCCCCAGGCGGTTGATCACTCGGCCCGGACCGGCTGTGCCGGGGCCGTCCAGGGGAGCATGATCGATACGGTCTTTCCGCCCTCTCTGGTGGGGCGGACCGTGAGCTTGCCGCCGGACTCCGCCGTCAGCCAGCGGATGATCACCATGCCCCGGCCGTTGTCCTGCTGGACGGCCGCGGGCAGCCGTTTCGGGAAGCGCGGGTGGCTGTCGGTCACACCGATGAGCAGTTGTTCGTCACGGTCGAGTTCGATGTCCACCGTGAAGGTGGGTGACAGCCCGAAGGTGTGTTGTACCGCGTTCGTGGCGAGTTCGGAGACGATGAGCCGGACCGTGTCCGCGGTCTCCGAGTCGGACGGCAGTCCCCATTCGGCCAGCACGTCGGTGACATACGTACGGGCGGCGGAGACCGAGGCGGGATCGCTCGGCAGAGTGACGGATGCTTCCTGGTGGTCTGCCATGCGACGTCGTCCCTTTCCCACGGGACCGGGGTCCGACCGAAGCGGATGACTTCGAGACGGTCCCGGACTGGTGCTTGCGCCAGAGTGCCACTACCTCGGCGTTCGTGGTGCCGATCCACCAAGATATGCATATATCTGTCGCTCGAAGCGGTGAACTCTGCGCCCGTCGACCGTATTTGGGCGGGCAGCTGGTTTGTCCTCTACCGTCGGCGTGACGCCGGGCGCTGTAGCGCCTGCGCGACGGTCGGAAGGAGACGGCCATGCAGTACGGCCCCGCGGTACGCCGCCGTAAGCTCGGCACCGAACTGCGTGCCCTGCGCGCCCGCGCGGGCCTCACGAGCGGCGAGGCCGCGCGGCTCGTGGGCTGGCACCAGTCGAAGGTGAGCCGGATCGAGACCGGCCGCAGCGGGGTCAAGGCCGCCGACGTGCGGCGCCTCCTGGACGCGTACGACGTCCGGGACCCGGAGCTGCACGAGTTGCTCGTCGTGCTGGCGGGCGCGGACGGCGACGGCCGGCACCACTGGTGGCACGCCTACCGGGGCCTTCTGCCGTCGACGTACAGCGATTTCATCAGCCTTGAGGCGCAGGCGGACGCGATGCGCACGCTGGAGAACTCCGTGGTGCCGGGGCTCCTGCAGACACCGGAGTACGCCCGTGAGGTGACCCGCGCCGCCCTGGACGGGGTGCCCGACGGCAAGGTCGACGCTCTGGTCGAGATGCTGGTGAAGGTGCGCCTCGCGCGCCAGGACGTACTGCGTTCGAACAAACCGCTCCGGCTGAGTGTCGTTCTGGACGAGGCGGTACTGCGACGGACCGTGGGCGGACCGGACGTCATGGCACGGCAGTTGGACCGGTTGCGGGAGGCCGCGCACCTCCCTCACGTGCGGATTCAGGTGCTTCCCTTCGGAGTTGGGGCTCACATCGGAGTCACAGGTCCCTTTGTTATTTTTTCGTTTACGAACAGATCTGATCTGGACGTGGTTGTTCTCGACCACTTGACGAGTAGCCTTTATCTCGAACAGAGGGAAGACCTCCAGTCGTACGTAGAGGCCTTCACCTCCCTTCAGGGCCAGGCCCTTTCGCCCGAGGACACGTTGGATCTCATCGCCGGTGTAGCTGACGGCGCATAAGGAGGCACCATGCCCGCCACGCCTCGGTACGTACCTTCCAGCACCCATCCCAGCGCTCATCTGCACGGTGTGCGGTGGTGGCGCAGCAGCCGCAGCACGGGAATGAACAACTGCGTCGAGACGGCCCGGCCGGACTCCGGCCCGTGGGCCGGACTGCTCGCGGTGCGCGACTCCAAGGACGCGTCGGGGCCCGCCCTGCTCTTCGCCCCCGCGGCCTGGGAAGGCTTTATCGGCGCGCTTCGATGATCACGCCGACGGCCCGGTCGACCTGCCCGTCGGTGAGATCCGCGCGGGCCGTGAGCCGCAGCCGTGAGATGCCGTCCGGCACCGACGGAGGGCGGAAGCAGCCGACGGCCAGACCCGCCGCACGGCACTCGGCGGCCCAGCGCAGCGCCTGCTCCGGGGACGGGGCGCGCACGGAGACGACCGCCGCGTCCGGCCGTACCGCTTCGAGACCCTCGGCCGTCAGGCGCTCGTACAGCGCGGTGGCCACCGCACGCGCGCGTGCGGCCCGTTCCGGTTCCTCCCGCAGCAGCCGCAGGGCCGCCAGGGCCGCGCCCGCCGCCGCGGGCGCCAGACCCGTGTCGAAGATGAAGGTGCGGGCCGCGTTCACCAGATGGTCGATGACGTGGGCCGGTCCGAGGACGGCACCGCCCTGGCTGCCGAGCGACTTCGACAGCGTGACGGTGGTGACGACGTCGGGCGCGCCCGCGAGTCCCGCCGCCCACGCGGCGCCCCGCCCGCCGTCGCCGATGACGCCGAGACCGTGCGCGTCGTCCAGCACCAGCGCCGCGCCCGGCCTGCCGGGCTTCCCCGCCTCCCCCGTTTCGCCCGCTTCCCCCGCGTCCCGGCAGGCCGCGGCCAGTGCCGTCAGCGGGGCCGCGTCGCCGTCCACCGAGAAGACCGTGTCGGAGACGACGATCGCGGGCCCGGCGCGCGTGTCCAGTGCCTTGCGGACGGCGTCGGGGTCGGCGTGGGCGACGACCTGCGTGGTGCCGCGCGCGAGCCGGCAGCCGTCGATCAGGGAGGCGTGGTTGCCCGCGTCGGAGACGATGAGCGAGCCGTGCGGCGCCAGCGCGGTGACGGCGGCGAGGTTGGCCGCGTAGCCGGAGGAGAAGACCAGGGCGGACTCGAAGCCGCAGAACCCGGCCAGTTCGCGTTCGAGTTCCGCGTGCAGCTCCGTGGAGCCGCTGACGAGCCGGGAGCCGGTGGCGCCGCCGCCCCAGGTCCTGGCGGCCCGCGCGGCGCCCTCCGTGACCTCGGGGTGCCGGGCCAGGCCAAGATAGTCGTTCCCGGCGAGGTCGAGGAGCGCGGAGTCGGCGGGGCGCGGACGCAAGGTACGGACGAGTCCGGCCCGGGAGCGCGCCCGTGCCTGCTCGTCGATCCACTCGAACGGCGATCGGGCCATGTGTCCTCCGGCCATGAGGTGGGGGTGGGTGCGGGTGTCCCATGGGGCCCCGACACACGACTTTCCGCCCGGCCGTCCCCACTGTCCTGTGCGGACAACGCACAGCTGCCTTTTGTAGGCAACGCACAGACCCTAGCCGGATCACCAGCCACCCATGGTGTGGCAATGCCCACACGTCGACCGCTCTCTGTTGTCTGGTTCCTCCTTGGCCCGGTGCGGTCGGATAGGCCAGGATCGGATCTCATGGACCTGCTGAACACGCTGCTGGACAAGGGGCTTCGGCGCGAGCTGCCGACCCGCGACGAGGCGCTGGCCGTGCTGGCCACCTCCGACGACGAACTCCTCGATGTGGTGGCCGCGGCCGGCAAGGTACGCCGCCAGTGGTTCGGCCGACGGGTGAAGCTCAACTACCTCGTCAACCTCAAGTCGGGTCTGTGCCCCGAGGACTGCTCCTACTGCTCGCAGCGGCTCGGTTCGAAGGCCGAGATCCTCAAGTACACCTGGCTGAAGCCCGACCAGGCCTCCGAGGCCGCGGCGGCCGGGCTGGCGGGGGGCGCCAAGCGGGTGTGTCTGGTGGCGAGCGGCCGCGGTCCCACCGACCGTGACGTCGACCGGGTCTCGGACACCATCAAAGCGATCAAGGACCAGAACGAGGGCGTAGAGGTCTGCGCATGCCTCGGGCTCCTCTCGGACGGCCAGGCCGAGCGCCTGCGCGACGCGGGGGCGGACGCCTACAACCACAACCTCAACACCTCCGAGGGGACGTACGGGGACATCACCACCACCCACACGTACGCCGACCGGGTGGACACGGTCCAGAAGGCACACGCGGCGGGTCTGTCGGCCTGCTCCGGGCTGATCGCGGGCATGGGCGAGAGCGACGAGGACCTCGTCGACGTCGTCTACGCGCTGCGGGCCCTCGACCCGGACTCGGTCCCGGTCAACTTCCTGATCCCCTTCGAGGGCACCCCGCTCGCCAAGGAGTGGAACCTCACCCCGCAGCGGTGTCTGCGCATCCTCGCGATGGTCCGGTTCGTCTGTCCGGACGTCGAGGTGCGCATCGCGGGCGGCCGCGAGGTCCATCTCCGTACGATGCAGCCCCTCGCCCTGCATCTCGCCAACTCGATCTTCCTCGGCGACTACCTCACCAGTGAGGGCCAGGCGGGCAAGGCGGACCTGGACATGATCGCGGACGCCGGTTTCGAGGTGGAGGGCACGGGCGAGGTGACGCTCCCGGAGCACCGGGCCACCGCGCACGGCGGCTGCGGCTCGCACGCGGACGCCGACGCGGGCGCCGGATGCGGTTCGCACGGGGGCGGCGGTTGCGGCCCCTGCGGTTCGACCGCGCAGGAGGCGGCACCCGAGGAGCCGGTCCATGAGGCCGCGCGGGGCTCCGAGGCGCGTACGGACCTGGTCTCGGTACGCCGCCGGGGCGCCGGAACGGATCTCGCGCCCAATGCCTGATCTGCCCGCGCCCGACACCGCCGTGGCCGCCGTGGCCGCCGATCAGGTCCGTGAACTGCTCGAACTCGACCGGCGGCACGTGTGGCATCCGTACGGGCCGATGCCGGGCCGGCAGGAACCGCTCGTCGTGGAGTCGGCGAGCGGGGTGCGGCTGCGCCTGGCCGGCGGCCGTGGCAGTAGCGGTGGCGGTGACGGTGACGAGCTGATCGACGGCATGTCGTCCTGGTGGTCCGCGATCCACGGCTACAACCACCCGGCCCTCAACGAGGCGGCGCGCGACCAGCTCGGCCGGATGAGCCATGTGATGTTCGGCGGGCTCACGCACGAACCGGCCGTACGACTGGCGAAGCGCCTTGTCGACATGTCGCCGGAGGGACTTGAGCATGTCTTCCTGGCCGACTCCGGCTCGGTGTCCGTCGAGGTCGCCGTCAAGATGTGCCTCCAGCACTGGCGTTCGCTCGGCCGCCCCGGCAAGCGGCGCCTGCTGACCTGGCGCGGCGGCTACCACGGCGACACCTGGCAGCCGATGTCGGTGTGCGACCCCGAGGGCGGGATGCACGAGCTGTGGCAGGGCGTGCTCCAGCGCCAGGTCTTCGCCGACGCGCCCCCGGTCGCGTACGAGGAGGCGTACGCCGATGACCTGCGTGCGCTGATCGAGCGGCATGCGGACGAGCTGGCCGCGGTGATCGTGGAGCCGGTGGTGCAGGGCGCGGGCGGGATGCGGTTCCACTCCCCCGCGTATCTGCGGGTGCTGCGCGAGGCGTGCGACGCCCATGACGTGCTGCTCGTGTTCGACGAGATCGCGACGGGCTTCGGGCGCACCGGGGCGTTGTTCGCGGCCGAGCACGCGGGCGTGACGCCGGATGTGATGTGCGTGGGCAAGGCGCTGACCGGCGGGTATCTGACGATGGCGGCGACGCTGTGCACCTCGCGGGTCGCGGAGGGCATCTCGCGGGGCGAGGTACCGGTCCTCGCCCACGGCCCGACCTTCATGGGCAACCCTCTGGCCGCCGCCGTGGCCTGTGCCTCGATCGACCTCCTCCTCGGCCAGGACTGGCGGACCGAGGTCAAACGGATCGAGACGGGGCTGCGGGACGGGTTGGCGCCGGCGGCGGAACTGCCCGGCGTCCGGGACGTACGCGTCCTCGGGGCCATCGGGGTGGTGCAGTTGGACCACGAGATCGACATGGCGGCGGCGACGCGGGCGGCGGTGCGCGAGGGTGTGTGGCTGCGCCCGTTCCGGGACCTCGTCTACACGATGCCGCCGTACGTCACCGGGGACGCCGATCTGGCGCGGATCACGGCGGCCGTGTGCGCGGCGGCTCGGGAGGGTTGAGATGACGGTACTGGTGATCACCGGCACGGGTACGGAGGTCGGGAAGACCGTCACCACGGCCGCGGTGGCCGCGGCGGCCGTCGCCGCCGGACGGTCGGTGGCCGTGCTCAAGCCCGCGCAGACCGGTGTGCTGCCGGGTGAGCCCGGGGACGCCGAGGAGGTCGCGCGGCTCGCCGGCGCGGTCACGGCCGTCGAACTCGCCCGCTATCCCGAGCCGTTGGCGCCCGCCACGGCCGCCCGGCGGGCCGGTCTCGCGCCGGTGCGGCCCGAGCAGGTGGCGGAGGCCGCGGCCAAGCTGGCCACCGAGCACGACCTCGTGCTGGTCGAGGGGGCGGGCGGGCTGCTCGTACGGTTCGACGAGGCGGGCGGGACGCTGGCGGACGCGGCGCGGCTGCTGGGGGCGCCCGTGGTGGTGGTCGCCTCCGCCGGGCTCGGGACGCTCAACACGACGGAGCTGACCGCGCGGGAACTGCGGTCCCGGGGGGTCGAGCTGCTCGGTGTCGTCATCGGCAGCTGGCCGGACGAGCCGGATCTGGCGTCGCGCTGCAACGTCCTCGATCTTCCCGTCGTGGCGGGAGCGCGGTTGCTGGGCGCGCTGCCTGAAGGGGTCGGTCGGGGGCCGGTTGCGGCGTTCCGGGGGGCGGTGGGGGGTTGGCTGGCGCCGGGTCTTGGCGGTACGTGGGACGCGGACGGGTTCGCGGCGTCGGTCTGAGCGGGATGGGTTTGGGCCGGTGGTCGGGTGCGGGCCGTGTGTGGCTGGCCGCGCAGTTCCCCGCGCCCCTGAAGGAGCGGGGCTGAGCGCCGCGTTCCAGTGCGGCTCAAAGCCAAAAGATTGCGCAGTTCCCCGCGCCCCTAAAGCCAAAGACAAAAGCCTGCGCCGTTCCCCGCGCCCCTAGGCGGGACGGGGCGCAGCCCCTCCCCGAGGGGCGCGGGGAACTGCGCGAGCAACCCCCACCGGACCCGCACGTCAAGGGGCGCGGGGAACTGCGCAATCGTTAGGGCCCACCCCCACCGTCCCGCAGACGAACACGGTTTTTCAGGGGCGCGGGGAACTGCGCGAGCAACCCCCACCGGAGCCGCAGCCGCAGCCGCAGTCGCAGTCGCAGCCGAGGAACAGCCCCGTAGCCGGCAGGCTCATTCCTCCGGTGCCAGCAGCCGTACCAGTTCGATCCGGGATCGTATGCCCAGGCGGTTGAACACCCCGCGCAGGTGATGGTCGATCGTCCGCGGACTGAGCAGCAGCCGCGCCGCGATCTCCCGGTTCGTCGCCCCCTCCGCGGCCATCCGCGCCACCGTGAGCTGCTGCGCGGTCAGCAGACCGCTCGTACCGGGCGCCCCGGCCGAGGACCGGACGGACGCGCCCAGCGCCCGCAACTCCGCCCGCGCCTCGGCCGCACAGTGCGGCGCCCCGAAGTACTCGAACGCCTCCAGCGCACTGTGCAGCCGGTCCCGCGCCTCCGTCCGCCGCCGCAGCCGCCGCAACGCCCCGCCGAACAACAGCTCCGTACGGGCCCGTTCGAAGTCACGGGTGCCGCCCGCGTGCAGGTCGAGGGCCGCACGGTAGTGGTCGGCGGCCTCGTGCCCGGTCGCCAGCAGGGCCCGGCAGCGGGCGCTCAGCGCAAGGTCGTCCGCGCTGCGCACGACCCGGGCCCAGCGGTCGTAGTCGGCGTGGGCGCTGCGTGCGACCCGGGTGTCGCCGGTGCGGACGGCGGCTTCCACGTAGTGCGGGGTGGCGAGATGGCGGACGGCCCGGTGCCCGTGCCCGGGGCCGAATCCGGCGAGCGCGCGCAGCCGGGACGCGGCTGCCGCGTACCGGCCCGTGCTGAGGTCGAGGAAGGCGAGCGCCCACAGGGCCAGCGCGGCGGGCAGCCCGAGGCCGTGTTCCAAAGCGTGCGCGCGGGCCACCTCGGCGCGCGCCCGGCAGAGTTCCTCGTCCCCGGTGACGGCCGCGAACATGGCGAGGGCCGCCTGGAGATGGCAGGCGCCGTTGTCCTGTCCGGTGGCGTACGCCTGCCGCAGGGCCTCCAGCGTGGCGGCCCCGGCGGACCGCGGGCGTCC is a genomic window containing:
- a CDS encoding adenosylmethionine--8-amino-7-oxononanoate transaminase; translation: MPDLPAPDTAVAAVAADQVRELLELDRRHVWHPYGPMPGRQEPLVVESASGVRLRLAGGRGSSGGGDGDELIDGMSSWWSAIHGYNHPALNEAARDQLGRMSHVMFGGLTHEPAVRLAKRLVDMSPEGLEHVFLADSGSVSVEVAVKMCLQHWRSLGRPGKRRLLTWRGGYHGDTWQPMSVCDPEGGMHELWQGVLQRQVFADAPPVAYEEAYADDLRALIERHADELAAVIVEPVVQGAGGMRFHSPAYLRVLREACDAHDVLLVFDEIATGFGRTGALFAAEHAGVTPDVMCVGKALTGGYLTMAATLCTSRVAEGISRGEVPVLAHGPTFMGNPLAAAVACASIDLLLGQDWRTEVKRIETGLRDGLAPAAELPGVRDVRVLGAIGVVQLDHEIDMAAATRAAVREGVWLRPFRDLVYTMPPYVTGDADLARITAAVCAAAREG
- the bioD gene encoding dethiobiotin synthase, whose protein sequence is MTVLVITGTGTEVGKTVTTAAVAAAAVAAGRSVAVLKPAQTGVLPGEPGDAEEVARLAGAVTAVELARYPEPLAPATAARRAGLAPVRPEQVAEAAAKLATEHDLVLVEGAGGLLVRFDEAGGTLADAARLLGAPVVVVASAGLGTLNTTELTARELRSRGVELLGVVIGSWPDEPDLASRCNVLDLPVVAGARLLGALPEGVGRGPVAAFRGAVGGWLAPGLGGTWDADGFAASV